The DNA segment TCAATCACACTGAGTAGAAAACTTATGTAAGCTGTCCTTAGATTTGGGTTCTTTGGACGGAACTCAGATGCAAGCTCCGAGTGTCTTTCAAACATACGGCTGACATATTCTGCCTGTGAAGTATAAAAACCATATCAGATAATAGTTTCGCGAGACCATTAAGGCACCATACTATGGATAACAAACATTATGTTGGTCTTAAAATTCTACACACACTTACATGTGAAGGAAGAATCTGAAACCCATTAACATCCATTGTTTCTATTATTGTTGAAGTTTCCTCTGTCACGTCTAATTTGCCAATAACTTCAAGAACATCTATCTCAACAACAATTTTGAGATCCCCATTTACAAGAAATCCGGAATCTTTGGCGTGGAGCTCGTTAAGGGGCAACATGGATGGTGGACCCCAACCGGGAGTCATCTGCTCAAACCACTGTTGTAATTCTgtaaaatcacaaaataaaacaaaactcaTCTAAAATATTGGAGCAAAAACAACTAAAATACTAATCAAAACTACTCAATACAAAGCCTTGAGAATACATAGAACTCAAGCCAAAATTGTAGCCTTGCAAAATGTCAAAACAAATTTGCCATCTCGACAATCATATTTcatatcacaaaaaaaaaaaaaaatggagagagGAACTCATCCAAATACAAATTTCCAATTCACCtctatatttttgtattaaaaactatcataaaaatgaaatttactACAATATATGCCTCTATATTTTCAAAGCAAGCCTCTCAAAGTACTTCTCTTCCTCATATCTCTCGGACTCCGGCCGTCGCAGCTCCTTCCGGTCTCCTCTTGATAGACGACTCAGGGATTATACAAGAAAGAGAAGGACTCAGGCAGCAGAGAAGGGTGAGTATATTCAAGTGGAGAATGATGCTGAGCTGGAACTAGAGAGGAGTGACGTGGAGAATAATAACTCGTGAGAAAGATACACAGGAGCTGGAGTATACATAGAAGGAAGAATACTTTTATTTGTAAATGGAACTTGATCTGACGTTATGAGTCAGAGACGATCGTGATGAGATCGTCTTTCTAGTTACAGATTGTTTTTGGTTACCTTATTGAATCTCTACTCTTTTAATGGAGAGTAAgctatttattaaaactaaaagctctgttgaataaaagaaaaatatatgcatACATTGTAGCAAACCtaaattcctctattttaggaataaaaaaaatatgcagATGAGTTAGAGATCCACTTACCATGTTTTCTGGAGAGTTTTTTTGAACGTTGATTTAATACGGTAAATGAAAACTTTGTGTGTCTTCTCCATCCAATAGGCAATAATCCAGAATTGTCGACTTCCAGAAACAGAGACAAGTGATCATTGCTTCCCTTGGGATATGCAGAAAGATACCTACATGTGCAAcggcaaacaaaaataaaagaaatcacTAAAACAGAAGAGAATATCCGCTAAACCTAACTTGGAAAAGGAcataaaaagacaaaattatCTTATTACCATTTGCAGCCATCGGCGACGAAACGATCAGAACAAAATTTCTCAGATTTCAAAGAGGAGAAATTCTTGATCACCCAAGTGATCTTCTTATTAAATTGCTTCCCCATTGATACTTACGAAGATGATATCGAACTATAAGAGAATCTGATGAAGccttgaagagaagaaaaacaCTATTGAAGTTGAGATTATGATTCGAACATGGAACCAAAGCCTTTATGAGTTTGATTGTTGCTGTAAGAATATTCTTTGCATATTGCGTATATCCTTTGGAGTTACTCCCTGGGATGCGAATCGCTTTAGCTTCCTACTCCTAGGGTTACTTGGAGCATACGCGTTCTGGATTCTAACTTTTGATCCCAAGGTTATTAAGGTGGGGTCCTAAACCCAATAATTAAGACCATAATTAACCCAACTAAGTTGGGGTTCGTCTTAgctttttttagattttaactaagaaaaactaagaactgtcttttaaataagatatataaaaaccgtttcttagccgaaaagtgtcAAATCATAAGTTAAGAATCCCGAATAAAAGAccgggttaatcatgccctTAAGACCCAcattaagaaacagtttttaaTGAAcgtgttatatataaaaaaataaacgaaAGATAAAAGGACaatagtaaataaaaagtatctACTTTTTTATGGTTTACATAACcaagtatataaaaattatcacacaagcaaaaaaattattttaatttagaaaaaaaaaatcaaattttaaagtaGAAAAACTGAAAATTGAAAAAGGTATTTTGAATCATTATAATCATGAGTCAGTCCTGTTATTGACGTAATATTAGTTCAACtgattcttctttctttcatttCAAAAGATGCCTAATATGAAATTGTTTCTTTTCTTAGATGAGTTAATAAGATGACACATGAAATTATTGTTTAGCAATACTCTGACGCTTTGAGCTCACAAGGACCTTAATCCCACTCTCCTCCTCATGACTTGCTTATGGTTCAGGAATGCAAACATCATTGTTGGCTAAAGACAAGTTAAGAAGATTAATTCATCCGAACAAAGAAGTCATTTAGAACTAAATAATAATGCAACCTGAAACATATTTGTTACTTGGTTCGCAAGTATGCACACAAGGAGAgctaaaataaaaagagttcAATTATTTTTCATGAAGTGAGACAATGCATAACCAAATAAGAACAAACTTCAAGTGTCTAAATTCTAATAACTGGAGATTATTGGATAATATCATCGAATGAGATAGGAGTTTTAGCAGCCAACGCCTCTGACTTCTCCTTCTCCAGCTGAGCTTCAAGATCTGAGCACTTCTCCTTCAAGTTTTTCAACTCTTTTTCAATTTCTAGCCTACGAATCTCACCATCTTTTTCTCTCTCCTTCTTTTCTGACACTTGAGAAATTTTTTTCTCCAGCCAATCCAACTTAAAACCAGCATCAGTCAAAGATTCCAGTGCATAATACGCCTCACCGAGATAATCCTTGGGGAGCTTGTGAGGCGACTGGCACAGAGTATCTATCAGACTGAGTAGCAAACTCATGTAACCTGTCCTAAGATTTGGGTTCTTTAGATGGACTTCAGAAGCAGTTTCTGGATGTTTTTCAAACATACGGCTCACAAATTCCACCTGAGagtgaaaacataaatataaagtataatttgTATTCCCGAGACACCACAAAAGCACCTTGTTATACAAAGTTAACACATTAGGTTTTCAGTCGGTGGTGAAATTTctacacaatttttaaaaattttcttaaattgtTACCTGtgaagagagaaagtgaaaccCATTAACATCTACTTTGCCAATAACTTCAAGAAGTTCTATCTCGACAACAATCTTGAGCTCCCCATTCACCAGGAACCCACTATCTTTGGCATTAATTTCATCAAGAGAAAGCATGGATTGAAAACCCCAGCCGTTAGCCTTCTCTTCAAACCAGTTTTGTCCTTCTGTAAAAGCACAAACCGTtcatataataaataactaCATGAAAAcgcttagagcatctccaaaaaggaactctattttgaagtttctaaaactctatatttgaagtttaaaggtgttattctccaaaagcaaaacttcaaactcaactttaaaattatttgtattttataatatagtccttatatttatcataactaatttg comes from the Brassica napus cultivar Da-Ae chromosome A7, Da-Ae, whole genome shotgun sequence genome and includes:
- the LOC111214137 gene encoding protein RESTRICTED TEV MOVEMENT 3-like, with the translated sequence MGKQFNKKITWVIKNFSSLKSEKFCSDRFVADGCKWYLSAYPKGSNDHLSLFLEVDNSGLLPIGWRRHTKFSFTVLNQRSKKLSRSDFTELQQWFEQMTPGWGPPSMLPLNELHAKDSGFLVNGDLKIVVEIDVLEVIGKLDVTEETSTIIETMDVNGFQILPSHAEYVSRMFERHSELASEFRPKNPNLRTAYISFLLSVIETMCQSPQELSQDDLTDAYAAMGFMSDAGFKLDWLEKKLDEVSEKKKNEKSSEAGLQEMEEDLRDLKRKCSDMEAVVQKEKVKMSAAKAPLSFDDVV
- the LOC125576622 gene encoding protein RESTRICTED TEV MOVEMENT 3-like, giving the protein MEKKFDKKFTWVIKDFSSLQSVNILSDTFVVRGCKWQLNAYPKGNKGQNFLSLFLEVACCGSLPSGWRRHARFRLIVVNQRSETLSRQLEGQNWFEEKANGWGFQSMLSLDEINAKDSGFLVNGELKIVVEIELLEVIGKVDVNGFHFLSSQVEFVSRMFEKHPETASEVHLKNPNLRTGYMSLLLSLIDTLCQSPHKLPKDYLGEAYYALESLTDAGFKLDWLEKKISQVSEKKEREKDGEIRRLEIEKELKNLKEKCSDLEAQLEKEKSEALAAKTPISFDDIIQ